Proteins co-encoded in one Parascardovia denticolens DSM 10105 = JCM 12538 genomic window:
- a CDS encoding glycosyltransferase family 2 protein codes for MASSDISQPTVYFVIPCFNEEDALPKTAQILGRKIRSLLDSRIISTSSRVLFVDDGSRDRTWEIIKKLHASYSFFGGVKLSHNRGHQNALFAGLMQALAAGCDAAISMDADLQDDIDAIDQFVGKYREGAQIVYGVRNNRDTDTAFKRTTALGFYRLMNRMGTETVPNHADYRLMSKQALKALSQFGEENLFLRGIVPSIGFKTDKVYYKRGERVAGESKYPLKKMIAFAIDGITSFSTEPLRLITMCGIFTLIVSIIMLIYTIVSVASGHAVAGWGSIMVSLWFIGGLIMTGLGIVGEYIGKIYIEAKGRPRYIIEETL; via the coding sequence ATGGCGTCGTCAGACATTTCGCAGCCGACGGTCTATTTCGTTATTCCATGCTTCAACGAAGAAGACGCCTTGCCGAAAACAGCGCAGATCCTAGGACGAAAAATCCGCTCTTTATTGGATTCCCGAATCATTTCAACCAGCAGCCGAGTTCTGTTCGTTGATGATGGCTCCCGAGACCGCACATGGGAGATCATCAAAAAACTTCACGCATCTTATTCCTTTTTCGGCGGCGTCAAGCTGTCCCATAACCGAGGACACCAAAATGCCTTGTTCGCCGGGCTTATGCAAGCTCTCGCCGCCGGCTGCGATGCTGCTATCTCCATGGATGCCGATCTCCAAGATGATATTGACGCTATTGATCAATTCGTCGGAAAATATCGCGAAGGAGCACAAATCGTTTACGGAGTCCGCAATAATCGGGATACCGATACCGCATTTAAACGAACTACTGCCCTAGGTTTTTATCGTCTGATGAATCGAATGGGGACCGAAACCGTTCCCAATCATGCCGACTACCGTCTTATGAGTAAGCAGGCGTTGAAAGCCCTCTCACAATTCGGGGAGGAAAACCTGTTCCTTCGTGGAATAGTCCCCTCAATCGGGTTCAAGACAGATAAAGTCTATTATAAACGCGGAGAGCGGGTTGCTGGCGAATCCAAGTATCCCCTTAAAAAAATGATTGCTTTCGCTATCGATGGCATCACATCATTCTCTACCGAACCGCTACGACTCATCACAATGTGCGGAATATTTACACTCATAGTAAGCATTATTATGCTAATTTACACAATAGTTTCCGTTGCAAGTGGCCATGCGGTCGCAGGGTGGGGAAGCATCATGGTCTCTCTCTGGTTCATTGGAGGCTTGATCATGACCGGTCTCGGAATCGTCGGAGAATACATTGGCAAAATTTACATTGAGGCTAAAGGACGACCGCGCTATATCATCGAAGAAACGTTGTAG